The Punica granatum isolate Tunisia-2019 chromosome 4, ASM765513v2, whole genome shotgun sequence genome has a window encoding:
- the LOC116202753 gene encoding PHD finger protein ING2-like, with amino-acid sequence MAVARTGVYIDDYFEYASTLPAELQRLLNTIRELDDRSQSMINQTQEQTKSYLGLSWQSSMKGNKNAYSYRQGNEDVETATEKMRKDVEANQDNALNLCTEKVLLAHQAFDLIDSHIKRLDEDLNNFAEDLKHEGKLPPDEPAILPPLPLITKNDKRKFPSGTPQSSKRFDQRDWERDRDRERDFELMPPPGSQRRDFAATLEVDQPIDPDEPTYCVCHQVSFGDMIACDNENCQGGEWFHYLCVGLTPETRFRGKWYCPTCRLLPLCQ; translated from the exons ATGGCGGTAGCGAGAACCGGCGTTTACATCGACGACTACTTCGAGT ATGCGAGCACATTGCCTGCTGAGCTCCAGAGGCTACTCAACACCATCAGAGAGCTCGACGATCGTTCTCAGT CGATGATAAACCAGACTCAAGAGCAGACGAAGAGTTACTTGGGACTCTCATGGCAGAGCTCGATGAAAGGGAACAAGAATGCTTACAGTTACCGCCAAGGTAATGAAGATGTGGAGACGGCCACCGAGAAAATGCGGAAAGATGTAGAGGCCAATCAGGACAATGCATTGAACCTCTGCACTGAGAAAGTTTTACTTGCACACCAAGCTTTCGACCTT ATAGACAGCCATATTAAACGGCTTGACGAGGATCTAAACAACTTTGCAGAAGACCTGAAGCACG AAGGTAAACTACCTCCAGATGAACCAGCGATTCTTCCTCCATTGCCATTAATTACTAAGAACGATAAGCGCAAGTTTCCTTCTGGAACACCTCAATCATCAAAGAGGTTCGATCAAAGGGATTGGGAACGGGATCGCGACCGCGAGCGAGATTTTGAGCTCATGCCTCCTCCAGGAAGCCAGAGGAGGGATTTTGCTGCTACTCTTGAGGTTGATCAACCCATTGATCCAGATGAGCCTACTTATTGTGTTTGTCATCAG GTATCATTTGGGGATATGATTGCTTGCGACAATGAAAAT TGCCAAGGAGGGGAGTGGTTCCACTACTTATGTGTTGGATTGACTCCGGAGACGAGATTCAGGGGGAAGTGGTATTGCCCAACCTGCAGATTACTTCCTCTCTGTCAATGA
- the LOC116204653 gene encoding NADPH-dependent aldehyde reductase-like protein, chloroplastic, which translates to MGTLASSLPLHGRVAIVTGASRGIGRAIAVHLHSLGAKVVINYSSNSAQADQVVAELNPSADSTSPPQVISVRADISDPDQVKHLFDLAEQEFGPGELHILVNCAGVLDSKYPALADTTLEDWDRTFSVNARGAFLCCREAAGRLKRGGGGRIIMISSSLVGALYPGYSAYAASKAAVETMVKILAKELKGTGITANCVAPGPVASELFFAGKTDEMVQRIVDACPMRRLGQPDDVAPVVGFLATDAGEWVNGQVVRVNGGSVV; encoded by the coding sequence ATGGGAACCCTGGCCTCCTCCCTCCCGCTCCATGGCCGCGTGGCCATCGTCACGGGCGCCTCACGCGGCATCGGACGAGCCATCGCTGTCCATCTCCACTCACTCGGGGCGAAGGTTGTAATCAATTACTCCTCCAACTCGGCTCAGGCGGACCAAGTAGTGGCCGAGCTCAACCCCTCCGCAGATAGCACGTCCCCTCCCCAGGTTATCTCGGTGAGGGCCGATATCTCGGACCCGGACCAGGTCAAGCACCTATTCGATCTGGCCGAGCAGGAATTCGGCCCGGGCGAGCTCCACATCCTCGTCAACTGCGCCGGGGTGCTGGACTCGAAGTACCCGGCTCTCGCCGACACGACGCTCGAGGACTGGGACAGGACGTTCAGCGTGAACGCCCGCGGCGCGTTCCTCTGCTGCAGGGAGGCCGCGGGCCGCCTCAAGCGCGGCGGCGGCGGCAGGATCATTATGATCTCGAGCTCCCTCGTGGGTGCGCTCTACCCGGGATACTCAGCCTATGCGGCGTCCAAAGCGGCGGTGGAGACGATGGTGAAGATACTGGCCAAGGAGTTGAAGGGGACGGGGATCACGGCGAACTGCGTGGCGCCGGGTCCCGTGGCCTCGGAACTGTTCTTTGCAGGCAAGACGGACGAGATGGTCCAGAGGATCGTCGACGCGTGCCCGATGAGACGGCTTGGGCAGCCCGATGACGTGGCCCCCGTGGTGGGGTTTCTGGCCACTGATGCCGGGGAATGGGTCAACGGGCAGGTCGTCAGGGTCAACGGCGGCTCGGTTGTTTGA
- the LOC116204652 gene encoding uncharacterized protein LOC116204652, which produces MAQFTPQGRVKLLCNGGGRSIVLGSKDPLPHRLRRSVGLHGRKHRFAGPSAKLNSSSPSSKSRSRNVSGGKPRDVSEERVHVDGDDSDYDDDELGDDDDLACFRGLVLDLSYRPVNVVCWKRAICLEFMEKADVLEYYDQTVNSPNGSFYIPAVLRVPHLLQMVKRRRVKNSLSRKNILHRDNYTCQYCSAKENLTIDHVVPISRGGGWKWENLVAACARCNSKKGQKTVEEANMRLLKVPKAPKDYDVLAIPLTTAAIRMLRTRQGLPEEWREYLARSSDP; this is translated from the exons ATGGCTCAGTTCACACCTCAAGGACGCGTCAAGCTGCTCTGCAACGGCGGCGGCCGGTCCATCGTGCTCGGGTCGAAGGATCCGCTCCCGCACCGGCTCCGAAGATCGGTCGGGCTTCACGGCCGCAAGCACAGGTTCGCCGGCCCGTCCGCGAAGCTCAACTCCTCTTCGCCTTCTTCTAAGAGCAGGTCGCGCAATGTCAGTGGCGGTAAACCGCGGGACGTGAGCGAGGAACGCGTGCACGTGGACGGGGATGACAGTGACTACGACGACGACGAGCTCGGAGACGACGACGATCTGGCGTGTTTCCGAGGTCTCGTGCTCGATCTCTCGTACAG GCCGGTGAACGTTGTCTGCTGGAAGCGCGCAATATGTCTGGAGTTCATGGAGAAG GCTGATGTACTAGAATATTATGACCAGACCGTAAACTCGCCAAACGGATCATTCTACATACCTGCAGTTTTAAGG GTGCCACATTTACTGCAAATGGTTAAGAGGAGGAGGGTAAAAAATAGTCTTAGTCGTAAAAACATTTTGCATCGAGATAATTACACTTGTCA GTACTGCTCTGCAAAGGAGAATTTGACCATTGATCATGTTGTTCCAATTTCACGAGGTGGAGGATGGAAATGGGAAAATTTG GTAGCTGCTTGTGCAAGGTGCAACTCGAAAAAAGGTCAGAAGACAGTGGAAGAAGCGAATATGAGGCTCCTTAAGGTCCCCAAG GCCCCGAAAGACTACGATGTACTTGCGATACCTTTAACAACAGCGGCAATAAGGATGCTACGGACAAGGCAAGGATTGCCTGAGGAATGGCGCGAGTATCTCGCCAGGTCATCCGATCCATGA
- the LOC116202350 gene encoding GATA transcription factor 4-like — translation MECGGLTAATTTTLDDLFSQNTEVDVGTEWLSIFVEDCLSGQGSCLPPPMASPRPTTPSPASDPTRPSNMRKPQTALHSFPVAGKARSKRKRIAAAKSKAPSATPWSQSSCPQTLSHFPSSDPLLLDQAYWLADSELIAPKKPAVEATEGEEEAGNERPRRKNKYTAPAPAQQPGEDEEEEEEEGKGVKGGMGMSQPRRCTHCLSQRTPQWRAGPLGPKTLCNACGVRYKSGRLLPEYRPAKSPTFVSYLHSNSHKKVMEMRNGMGMVSVSSIPAHEMEKGCGAD, via the exons ATGGAGTGTGGTGGCTTGACAGCTGCAACCACAACCACACTTGACGATCTCTTCTCCCAGAACACG GAAGTGGATGTCGGAACGGAATGGCTCTCAATCTTCGTGGAGGACTGCCTGTCCGGCCAAGGAAGCTGCCTCCCTCCGCCCATGGCAAGTCCCAGGCCCACGACCCCGAGCCCGGCGTCGGACCCGACGAGGCCCTCCAACATGCGGAAGCCCCAGACTGCGCTCCACAGCTTCCCCGTCGCCGGGAAGGCCCGCAGCAAGAGGAAGAGGATAGCCGCCGCGAAGTCCAAGGCCCCATCGGCCACTCCCTGGTCCCAGTCTTCTTGCCCTCAGACCCTCAGCCACTTCCCGAGCTCGGACCCGCTGCTGCTGGACCAGGCCTACTGGTTGGCCGACAGCGAGCTCATCGCCCCAAAGAAGCCGGCCGTGGAGGCCACGGAGGGCGAGGAAGAAGCGGGAAACGAGAGGCCCAGAAGGAAAAACAAGTACACGGCTCCGGCCCCGGCCCAACAGCCGGGggaggacgaggaggaggaggaagaggagggcAAAGGAGTGAAGGGGGGAATGGGGATGTCTCAGCCGAGGAGGTGCACCCACTGCCTCTCGCAGCGGACCCCGCAGTGGCGGGCGGGGCCCCTGGGGCCGAAGACGCTGTGCAATGCGTGCGGGGTGCGGTACAAGTCGGGGAGGCTGCTGCCAGAGTATCGGCCGGCGAAGAGCCCCACCTTCGTGAGCTACCTGCACTCCAACTCCCACAAGAAGGTGATGGAGATGAGGAACGGAATGGGAATGGTGTCGGTGTCCTCCATTCCTGCGCATGAGATGGAGAAGGGGTGCGGTGCCGACTGA
- the LOC116205333 gene encoding glucan endo-1,3-beta-glucosidase 8-like, which translates to MGKVCIHWLIMFLGLLGCSVLGEEGLGVNWGTMASHKLLPKTVVQMLIDNGIKKVKLFDADQSTMGALAGTGIEVMVGIPNDQLLAMNSYERAKNWVRQNVTRYNFNGGVHIKYVAVGNEPFLSSYNGSFLNVTFPALENIQNALNEARVGDSIKATVPSNADVYYSPESNPVPSAGIFRSDISSLMTQIVDFLAKNKAPFTVNIYPFLSLYLNPSFPQNYAFFDGGATPVADNGVQYMNVFDANFDTCVSALNSVGHGDMTIIVGEVGWPTDGDKNANIANAYKFYNGLMPRLAANTGTPRRPGYIEVYLFGLLDEDIKSIAPGNFERHWGIFRYDGQPKFALDLSGQGQNKLLVPAKNVEYLPNQWCMLNPNAQDLSMLGDKISYACSLSDCTALMYGSSCNNLDANGNASYAFNMYFQAQNQNPLSCNFQGLATVSTQNISQGSCLFPIQIKSASPFRSPSVGFAVTTVFVFVFMLLL; encoded by the exons ATGGGGAAGGTGTGTATCCACTGGTTGATCATGTTTCTGGGACTCCTAGGTTGCTCTGTCCTTGGCGAGGAGGGGCTTGGCGTGAACTGGGGGACAATGGCCTCCCACAAGCTGCTCCCCAAGACGGTGGTTCAGATGCTGATCGACAATGGGATCAAGAAGGTCAAGCTGTTCGATGCGGACCAGTCTACTATGGGAGCACTTGCCGGGACTGGGATCGAGGTCATGGTCGGCATCCCCAACGACCAGCTCCTAGCCATGAACAGCTACGAACGGGCCAAGAACTGGGTCCGCCAGAACGTGACCCGATACAACTTCAACGGAGGGGTCCACATCAA aTACGTTGCAGTCGGTAATGAGCCTTTCCTCTCATCCTACAACGGCTCGTTCCTTAATGTCACCTTCCCGGCGCTTGAAAACATCCAGAACGCCCTGAACGAGGCGAGGGTCGGGGACTCCATCAAGGCCACGGTGCCCTCGAATGCGGATGTTTATTACTCCCCTGAGTCCAACCCTGTCCCTTCTGCCGGGATCTTTCGAAGCGACATAAGCTCTCTCATGACTCAGATAGTCGACTTCTTAGCCAAGAACAAGGCCCCTTTCACTGTCAACATCTATCCCTTCCTCAGCCTCTACCTAAACCCGAGCTTCCCCCAAAACTATGCCTTCTTCGACGGTGGAGCCACCCCGGTGGCCGATAACGGGGTCCAATACATGAATGTGTTCGACGCCAATTTCGACACCTGTGTGTCTGCCCTGAACTCCGTCGGACACGGGGACATGACCATCATAGTTGGGGAAGTCGGGTGGCCCACAGATGGAGACAAGAATGCAAACATTGCTAATGCTTACAAGTTCTACAACGGGCTCATGCCGAGGCTCGCAGCAAATACAGGAACACCTCGCCGGCCAGGCTACATCGAGGTGTACTTGTTCGGTCTACTTGACGAGGATATCAAGAGTATCGCTCCGGGGAACTTCGAGCGGCACTGGGGGATTTTCAG GTATGATGGCCAACCGAAGTTCGCACTGGATCTCTCTGGCCAGGGCCAGAACAAGCTGCTAGTTCCGGCGAAAAATGTGGAATACCTCCCTAACCAATGGTGCATGCTGAACCCAAATGCCCAGGACCTGAGCATGCTTGGAGACAAGATCAGCTACGCCTGCAGTCTCTCGGACTGCACAGCCCTGATGTACGGCTCCTCGTGCAACAACTTGGATGCCAACGGGAATGCCTCGTACGCCTTCAACATGTACTTCCAAGCACAGAACCAGAACCCGCTGAGCTGCAACTTCCAGGGCTTGGCAACTGTTAGCACGCAGAATATCTCGCAAGGGAGCTGCCTCTTCCCGATCCAGATCAAGTCGGCCTCTCCCTTTAGATCACCATCAGTCGGTTTTGCTGTTACGACCGTGTTCGTGTTCGTGTTCATGCTTCTCCTATAG